In Pseudomonas campi, the sequence TTGGCCAAACACCTGTCCAGCTTCATGGCTGCGGCCCTGTTGTCGTTCCTGGTCGGCAGCCTGGCCCTGCTGATCATCGTCCTGGCCCAACGCGACATCGCCGGCCTTGGCGCCTTCAAGGGGCTCAGCTGGTGGCACTGGAGCGGCGGCCTGCTCGGCGCCTTCTTCATCGCCACTGCCGCCTTTGCCGGGCCGCGCATCGGTGCCCTGCTGTTCATGGTGCTGGTCCTCGCCGGGCAGTTGAGCATGGCCCTGCTGCTCGATCACAATGGCTGGGCCGGTTTTCGCGAAGCGCCGATCACCCTGAGCAAGGCCGCCGGCCTGGCGCTGATCGTCGCCGGTATCTGGCTGATCCGCCGTAGCTGAGAGGTGACGGGTGACGGCACCCGGCAGAGGGTGCTCGCGACATCCCTGACTGCATGAGCCTGACCTCGGGAAAATCCTGAGTAGGCGAGCTCGGCTCATACTGGCAATCGGGTAGCAATCGCCAACGACCTATGGCTATGCTTGCGCAGGCCGTATTCGTGACCACCGCACATGACCGATTCTGAACTGCCCAGCCAACCGCACACCTTCGCCCTCTGGCGTGAAGTACAGGACACCCGCGTACGCACCCGGCTGGGGGGCATCTATTACCTGCTGGCCTGGTTGCTGACCTGGCTGTTCAGCAGTGCGCCGCTGGACATGCTCGGCAGCGGCCTGCTCGGCTCGGCCTTTTTCGCTTTGATGCTGGCCCTGCGCCTGGTGCATCAGCCGCCGGCACAAACCAGCAGCGCCTGTCTGCAGCTGTGGATCGATCGCCACTGGTACCTGATCTATATCACCT encodes:
- a CDS encoding DMT family transporter encodes the protein MAMPNWWLLALPLIAGACLPLQAGINGQLAKHLSSFMAAALLSFLVGSLALLIIVLAQRDIAGLGAFKGLSWWHWSGGLLGAFFIATAAFAGPRIGALLFMVLVLAGQLSMALLLDHNGWAGFREAPITLSKAAGLALIVAGIWLIRRS